Within Ipomoea triloba cultivar NCNSP0323 chromosome 9, ASM357664v1, the genomic segment cctaacttttgtGTAAGTCTTTTGAACAGTTTATGCTCTGTATCTTAGTCTACAGGATAACCGAATCCTTAGTATTTTTGGAACACTAAGGATCTATGTCTCATGTACCGAAGATATGAAGACTTAAACCGAAGAGTAATTTatccgaagagttgaagatgcGAAGAAACGAAGACTTAGAGAACCGAAGACTGGGATCTTAGGTCAAAACACGGAAGGGCCAAGCTTTTATGACCGAGCAATCAAGAGTGTGATTGACTCGAGGagattaagagaaatgataaggtcaatcattctctctctcaaccaaggcaaagacattctctgataagtcaTCTTgtctactgccttgagaatgggtataactgaatgtcacTTTGcgtcctatgcaacgatccctaggagcatttaatgattgtcacctttttgagggacaaaagacaaattgtccttgcacaaaagtggacaaacggctagaaagtactgaccttctgaaaaggaagaaaacactacccattggatattacacactggacaataggttttgaatttcattttccctccaacggatctgaaatttcacctataaatacccttgtccaaTCTCACTTTGACAATGTTGAAAATACGCGAAATATTGTCTATCAAGTGAAAAACTTTCAatgtgatattcataagcttacaagtgatattcagatttctttagaagttcttgtgtgattaagaagtTGATCAAGGAAGAAAAGCACAAGAagttcaagttggagaatcatcacaatctttcaaccatctctacaagtgaagtagaaagaggcggagtaaacttggaagaaattgaaaaacctacaacaacaaggctgccaggcttagtgatcaaaggagcttgttgtaacggaaTTTGTACTATAAtggggaatatagtgcaaaccttcacgcgTTGTGAAGAacagtggagtaggcttagttaacagctgaaccactataaaaactctctctctctctatatttacTTTACGTcttgcattgcatatatcactCAAACCTAATATCTTTTACAAGAATAATCAAAGTGCAAAGTTAAGATAAAACTTGATATATTCTTTCCGCTACGTTTATCTCTTTAgacaaaaagttttcaaaaacctcttgtgagtctattcaacccccccttctagactcacatctctaccaccgggaccaacaagtggtatcagagcaagttacCTTGAACGGTGGacactctgtgtatactgcctggtgattctttttgaaaaatttatcaaaacatTTCCAAACTTTGCACAATGTctaaaatggaacatcataggcATTTTCTTATGTTTAACTTGGACAtgtttgatgattggaaagcgcgcatgcaggctcacttgtctgccatgcatgatgagatgtgggacgtGATAACTGATGGACCCATCCAGATACTACAAGTGAACCCCAATCGTGTTGCTACCGATCCGACATCACCAGAAATGATTCTAAAGGAGAAATCCTTGCTAACTACTGAAGAGAGAACCCGAGAAAATCTCGACAATATAGCCAAGGATATACTCTACAAGGCATTGGATGAATCATTGTTTCCgagagtaagaaagtgcaagaaTGCTAAAGACATCTGGGATGTACTTATGCTCATAGGTGATGGAGACGAacaagagaaggagaacaagctaaTGATTGCCATGAAAAAGTTTGAAGATTTCAAACTCAATCCAAAGGAGTCCATAACTGAAATGGAAGCTCGGTTCATAAAGTTATTGATGGAAATCAATGACCTTGATGAGAAAAAGCTAacacaaaaggagataaacTTGAAGATTCTCCGAGGACTATCCAAAAGCTGGGAAATGAAAGTAGTAGCTATGCGAGATCATAGAGACCTCAAGACAACGAGTACTACTCAGATCTTTAGTGATCTGAAAGCCTACGAGTTCGAGAAGGAAGCTCAAAATGATGAAGAACTTGAGACGAGAAATATAGCCTTAGTTGCAAATCatcaatcttcatcatcaacaccaaGGTCAAATACTAATCCCTCATCTGATTTTTTCACTGATGATCAGCTTGCTTTGTTCATGAGAAGGTTCAAAAGATTCATGCGAAAGAATCAATCCTATGATAACTTTGACAAGACGAGAAGAACGAAGTACCAAAACAATGACAAGGCTAGCGGATCCAGAACACATGAGAAGGATGAAATACAAGTGCTGTGTTATAACTGCCGAAAACCTGGACACTTCAAAGCTGAATGTCCATATCCCATCGTCAAGAAGCATCAGGATGAGCACAACTACAAGAAGAATTCGGGAAATTATCACAACCCGAAGAGTGCATCAAATGATGCTGACGAAGAGCCAAACAAAAACCAGAAGAATGATAGGCGAAGGAAGGCTCTAGCTGTAGAAGAGAAGTCAGGAGAAAAGAACGACGAGTCATGCACTTCCAGCTCAAGTTTAGAAAGTGACAGTtcggaagatgagaaaggactACTGTGTCTTTTCAGTCAAGAGGACTCGGATGTAGAGCTGTGCTTTAtggcagatgaagaagaggtaacttcACAAAACCACTCTTCTAATTATAGTTCCGAATCCACATATCATGAAAACCCTAGGGAAGCAttcgaaagaatgatgaagagtTTTGATGGTATTGAGGATTCACACCTCAGACTCAAAGAAGAGAATGCTAAGCTATTggcagaaagacaagatctcgaggacTTAAGATCCAAAAATGCTGAGATGCTTGAATCTAAAGCCAGCTTGAGAAGCAAGTTCATCTTCTTGAGGAAGAGTGTAAAGCGAAGGATGATAGAGAGCAAAATTTGCGTGCGGTACTTGcgacatttacaaattcatctagattaatggatcgaatggtagatgatcaaagaccatcagGGAGTAGAACCGGACTTAGTTATAGCTCCAGCTCTTATCAACATGTTCTCTTAACACGACCAACTGATCCTTCTACTAGTGGAGGTTTAAGATCTGTCTTTGTCCaaggacaaactgaaaatcTTGAGCCAGTGATTAACGCCACAAATGGAACAAAACCACAATCAACGAGTCGATCTAATGATTCGACTGAAACACGTATTGTGGAACCTACGAGAGGAAATTTCCAAAACGGTAACCCGAGAAGTCATCAGACCCCTCGGTATAGACCTCGCGTACCGAACCATCATAGTCGTATCGCAAATGGTCAACCACTTGGGAATAACCAATCCAAAGGGAAATTCCAAGGCAATAAGAGGCAACATTACTCACAGAGGCAACGCAAGGGTATGCCTCAGGGAAGACCGAACTCTTACCCGAGtaatgtcaagaatttcaaaaatttcCCTAGCAAGCATAGAGGTGGGGAAGGTACTCTATATCCTAGTGATGAGGACTGGATTATGGACTATGAACCAATGACAAGAGCAAAATTTTTGCTCCATCATAGACATAAACAAACCTCATATACTAGAGTCAACACGAATAAACCAACACCCCGTCTTCAAAAGATTTATTCACCGAAGTCACCTCAAGCCTACTATGCTATCCCTTATGATTATCGCGCGTTTAACGGGTATCGTGGACCGAGGATGAACCTTACGAGTTCTAGCTatgcatggatgcccaagctcACTGCTAACCGacaaggacccaagaaggtatgggtacctaaaaacaCTTAATCTTTGAATGCAGGGAAATAGGACCATCTGGTTTGTAGATAGTGGTTGCTCGAGACACATGACTGGAGATAAATCAGAATTGAGTAACTATAAAGCAaagaatggtcctaaagtagTTTTCGGTAGGAACTCAAGTGGACGAACCATGGGTACCGGAGATGTCATGAAGGATGGTTTAATCATCCAAGAAGTCTCTTATGTTgaaggattaaagttcaatctttTGAGCACAAGTcagttttgtgacaaaggatacaaAGTTATATTCTCACGAGATGTGTGTCAAGTTATCTCAGAACTATCTCATGAAGTTGTCTTAACAGCAAAACGaagaaagaatatgtatgttgtCACGTGGGAAACAGTAAGACCGAATACTTGTCTAATCGCCAAAAGCAAGAAAGATctaagttgggaatggcacCATCAACTCAATCATCTCAACTTCAAGGTAAAACACatatttttggatgcaaatgttttgttcttatcAATGGTAAAACACATCTGAAaacatttgatgagcgtgcagatgaagcaatatttttgggata encodes:
- the LOC116029657 gene encoding uncharacterized protein LOC116029657 translates to MHDEMWDVITDGPIQILQVNPNRVATDPTSPEMILKEKSLLTTEERTRENLDNIAKDILYKALDESLFPRVRKCKNAKDIWDVLMLIGDGDEQEKENKLMIAMKKFEDFKLNPKESITEMEARFIKLLMEINDLDEKKLTQKEINLKILRGLSKSWEMKVVAMRDHRDLKTTSTTQIFSDLKAYEFEKEAQNDEELETRNIALVANHQSSSSTPRSNTNPSSDFFTDDQLALFMRRFKRFMRKNQSYDNFDKTRRTKYQNNDKASGSRTHEKDEIQVLCYNCRKPGHFKAECPYPIVKKHQDEHNYKKNSGNYHNPKSASNDADEEPNKNQKNDRRRKALAVEEKSGEKNDESCTSSSSLESDSSEDEKGLLCLFSQEDSDVELCFMADEEEVTSQNHSSNYSSESTYHENPREAFERMMKSFDGIEDSHLRLKEENAKLLAERQDLEDLRSKNAEMLESKASLRSKFIFLRKSVKRRMIESKICVRYLRHLQIHLD